A DNA window from Procambarus clarkii isolate CNS0578487 chromosome 3, FALCON_Pclarkii_2.0, whole genome shotgun sequence contains the following coding sequences:
- the LOC138368589 gene encoding 300 kDa antigen AG231-like, translated as MTSRYRGRKRARTPGEAIKKQSVVLISIKLISKCLPPYICIVGSDDAHLSCRNTTPPVKYCWRSLQHSSSLQHSWSLQQITATQLVTATQLVTATDHCNTAGHCNTAGHCNTAGHCNTAGHCNRSLQHSWSLQQITATQLVTATDHCNTAGHFNRSLQHSWSLQHIWSLQQVTATQLVTATELVTATQLVTATQLVTATQLVTATQLVTATQLVTATQLVTATELVTATELVTATQLVTATQLVTATQLVTATQLVTATQLVTATELVTATQLVTATELVTATQLVTATQLVTATQLVTATQLVTATQLVTATELVTATQLVTATELVTATQLVTATQLVTATQLVTATQLVTATQLVTATELVTATELVTATELVTATELVTATQLVTATQLVTATQLVTATQLVTATELVTATQLVTATELITATQLVTATRLSAK; from the exons ATGACATCTCGCTACCGTGGCCGTAAGCGTGCCCGTACGCCCGGAGAGGCCATTAAAAAACAATCAG TCGTACTTATTAGTATTAAACTAATATCAAAATGTCTACCTCCTTACATATGTATAGTTGGCTCAGATGACGCTCACCTTTCCTGTCGTAACACAACACCTCCAGTGAAAtactgctggagatccctgcaacACAGCTCGTCACTGCAACACAGCTGGTCACTGCAACAGATCACTGCAACACAGCTGGTCACTGCAACACAGCTGGTCACTGCAACAGATCACTGCAACACAGCTGGTCACTGCAACACAGCTGGTCACTGCAACACAGCTGGTCACTGCAACACAGCTGGTCACTGCAACAGATCACTGCAACACAGCTGGTCACTGCAACAGATCACTGCAACACAGCTGGTCACTGCAACAGATCACTGCAACACAGCTGGTCACTTCAACAGATCACTGCAACACAGTTGGTCACTGCAACACATCTGGTCACTGCAACAGGTCACTGCAACACAGCTGGTCACTGCAACAGAGCTGGTCACTGCAACACAGCTGGTCACTGCAACACAGCTGGTCACTGCAACACAGCTAGTCACTGCAACACAGTTGGTCACTGCAACACAGTTGGTCACTGCAACACAGTTGGTCACTGCAACAGAGCTGGTCACTGCAACAGAGCTGGTCACTGCAACACAGCTGGTCACTGCAACACAGCTAGTCACTGCAACACAGTTGGTCACTGCAACACAGTTGGTCACTGCAACACAGTTGGTCACTGCAACAGAGCTGGTCACTGCAACACAGCTGGTCACTGCAACTGAGCTGGTCACTGCAACACAGCTGGTCACTGCAACACAGCTGGTCACTGCAACACAGCTGGTCACTGCAACACAGTTGGTCACTGCAACACAGCTGGTCACTGCAACAGAGCTGGTCACTGCAACACAGCTGGTCACTGCAACAGAGCTGGTCACTGCAACACAGCTGGTCACTGCAACACAGCTAGTCACTGCAACACAGTTGGTCACTGCAACACAGTTGGTCACTGCAACACAGTTGGTCACTGCAACAGAGCTGGTCACTGCAACAGAGCTGGTCACTGCAACAGAGCTGGTCACTGCAACAGAGCTGGTCACTGCAACACAGCTGGTCACTGCAACACAGCTAGTCACTGCAACACAGTTGGTCACTGCAACACAGTTGGTCACTGCAACAGAGCTGGTCACTGCAACACAGCTGGTCACTGCAACAGAGCTGATCACTGCAACACAGCTGGTCACTGCAACACGTCTGTCTGCCA AATAA